The following are encoded together in the Lactuca sativa cultivar Salinas chromosome 1, Lsat_Salinas_v11, whole genome shotgun sequence genome:
- the LOC111921815 gene encoding uncharacterized protein LOC111921815, giving the protein MAEFHLPGDPYFPNQGNAGWIVEDPEEDSDEGPMEDEEPMEEEESVDGEEEEDEEYSDGTDSEPKVYNPYPAPVPPQNYQGPMPQGGSADRALPFIVHHVTCHEEQTRVNTRHLMEVGATNQVNSARVRRLDDDHNRTRDRTELLRQEMAATQAEVQELREHRVALEGRLTEAERQVAKSKAEMRNLVSSFRDQQSFNHRN; this is encoded by the exons ATGGCAGAATTTCACTTGCCCGGTGACCCCTACTTCCCCAACCAAGGGAATGCTGGTTGGATTGTGGAAGATCCGGAGGAAGATTCTGATGAGGGACCCATGGAGGATGAAGAACCCATGGAAGAGGAAGAATCAGTAGacggtgaagaagaagaagatgaagaatacTCGGATGGAACCGATTCGGAACCCAAAGTTTACAATCCATACCCTGCCCCTGTTCCTCCACAAAACTACCAGGGCCCGATGCCCCA AGGGGGGTCAGCCGACCGAGCCCTCCCTTTCATAGTTCACCATGTCACATGCCACGAAGAGCAAACAAGAGTTAACACCCGACATCTCATGGAAGTTGGTGCCACCAACCAGGTCAACTCCGCTCGTGTTCGCCGGTTGGATGATGACCACAATCGAACTCGAGACCGCACCGAGCTTCTTCGCCAAGAGATGGCCGCGACCCAAGCTGAAGTACAAGAACTCCGAGAACACCGAGTTGCTCTAGAAGGACGTCTGACAGAAGCAGAACGCCAGGTGGCTAAATCCAAAGCCGAAATGAGGAACCTCGTGTCTTCATTTCGTGATCAGCAGAGCTTCAACCACCGCAATTAG